The DNA segment GCTAAAGTTTTACAACCCATCTTAAAATTTGCGGATACGGGCGCGATCGCGCGTAAAGAAAGAGAAGGGTTGAAAATCGAGCAATGCAGTATGAGTAAATTACTCGGAGGACACTATCAATTCCTTCAGGTTTTGGGTTCGAGTGAGGTTCGCCAGACCTATCTTGCGGCGGATATCCACTTGCCGGGACATCCCAAATGTACGATCAAAAAACTCCCTTTAGAAGGAAAAAATCCCCATATCCTCCCTTTCACCTTTAGCTTAATGGAGCAAAAGGTGAAAAACCTGCAAGCATTAAGTCAAAAAGGACAAATTGCCAGGATTTTAACTTATTTTGTTGAAAACAACCATTTTTACATTGTCCAGGAATTTATACCGGGTCACTCCTTAAACGACGAAATTCAACCGGATTATCCTCTTTCTGAGTATCGGGTTCTTCAGATTGTGCGGGAAGTGCTTCAGATTCTTTGTACTGCTCATCATCGGGGAATCGTTCATCACAATCTTAAACCGTCTAATATTATTCGTCGCCATCGAGACGGTCAATTGGCTTTAATTGACTTTCGAGCTTTTGAATTGACTCAGACCCACGCTGAAAATTCATCGGAAACCCCTTTTTCTTCTCCTTATAGCGATTCTTCTGAGGTTAAAGGTCAAATGAGCTGCGATCGCGATCTTTATGCAGTTGGCGCGATCGCGATTCAAGCTTTGATGGGGTGTTCCACTAGGGAATTCGCCCAACACAAGCCAACCTTTTGGTTGAAAACAGTGAATGCAAGGTCTGATTTCGTAACTGTTTTGCGGAAGATGGTGCATCCAGAAGAGCAAAAACGCTATCAAGATGCCAAAACGGTCTTGACGGATTTGCAGAAGTTATTGTCGAATCGCATTGCGGCACGCAAACCTCCACCGCCGCCGTTACTTCCCAAACCCCAGGTCAAAAAGTTGCGTTTGAGATTGTCTCCTCGTCGCCTGCTAGCAGCGGGAATGGGTGCAGTGGCACTTCTATTGGCTTTGGCGTATAGCTTGCGCTTGCCGCAAACGGTTGTGGCACAATACTGGTTGAGCCAAGGGCGGGCTAAAGTGGAAAGAGGGCAAGAACAAGACGCGATCGCGGACTACACTCGCGCCATCGAACTCAAACCTCATAGCGATCACGCCTACTATCAACGCGGGGTAGCCTACGCGCGTCAAGAGGAGAATAAAGCGGCATTAGCGGATTTAACCCAAGCGATTCAACTCAATTCTCGTTCAGCGGAATTTTATTACCAACGGGGAAATTCGCGGCTAGCGGTGGGAGATCTTTGGGGGGCGCAAGGGGATTACACTCAAGCAATTGAATTGGATGCTACATTTGCCAAAGCTTACATCAATCGTGGCAGCACGCGCGCGATCGCGGGGAACGAACGGGACGCGATCGCAGACTACACTCAAGCCATCGATCTCAACCCTAAATTTGCCCCAGGCTATCTTAATCGCTGTCTGTCTCACTCCAACCTCAGCGAACAGCAGAAAGCCATCCAAGACTGCACCCAAGCCATTAACCTCAGACCCAATCACCCCTTTGGCTATCAAAATCGGGGCTTAGTCTATCGCCGCTTAGGGAATTTTCAGCGCGCCCTCGAAGACTATAACATCGCCCTACGCCTCGACTCCAACGATGCAGAACCCTACTACAATCGGGGATTAACCCGCGCCGATCTCGATGACTATCGCGGTGCCATTGCCGATTATACTGCCGCGATCGCGCGAGAACCCGAACATCTCCTTGCCTACTACGATCGTGGGATGGCTTATCTTAAATTGCGCGATCGTTCCGCCGCCGAACAAGACTTTCGCAAAGCCGCCCAACAATGCCTCACGCGCGGCAAAATTGAATGTTATAACAACGCAGCCCAACAACTTCAAAAACTTAACGTCAAACCCCCAGAAGTTCCCACAGTCAAGAACTCAGACCTTTCTGAATCTTAGGCATTCAAAATTCCTGCGAAACCAACAGCGCAGCCTCCATAATCCCCTTTAAGGAAGATTACAAGTACCAGCAGCAGCAGCAGTATTAACATTGCCAGTACTCGCAACCGTTCCCGTATTAACAGTTTGTTCTACATTGGTAACATTAGGACTAAAACCAACAAAGCGATATCCGGTAGCAGGAACTCCAACATCATCAGCCGTATTATTTTGTAATTCCACGCAAACTGTCGAATTACTATCCGATAGAGCGCCAAAACTGCCATTATTCAAGGGAAATGTTGTTCCGACACCCACTCCCGTTCCCGTCATCTGATTCATGCGAACCCTCGTGTCAATTCTGGAACTTCCAGCAAACAAGGGGTTGACAGTCGCTGGATTAGCCGCAATACCAATCTTAGAATCCTGACTATTGGTAATTGTATTATTCTCAATAATTAACTGAAGATTTCCGTCATCCAACGTCAACACCCCAATCCCAAACCCTCCATTGCCGAAATTCGTCGGCGGACCTGAAATCCCCGTCCCCGCAGTTCCGCTATTGCTAATCGTATTATTGTTCACCGTCATCGTGAGGTTCTGGTCGCTGTTGTGCAAAAACACAACCCCATCCCCCCCAGAATTATCAA comes from the Lusitaniella coriacea LEGE 07157 genome and includes:
- a CDS encoding tetratricopeptide repeat protein — protein: MSKLLGGHYQFLQVLGSSEVRQTYLAADIHLPGHPKCTIKKLPLEGKNPHILPFTFSLMEQKVKNLQALSQKGQIARILTYFVENNHFYIVQEFIPGHSLNDEIQPDYPLSEYRVLQIVREVLQILCTAHHRGIVHHNLKPSNIIRRHRDGQLALIDFRAFELTQTHAENSSETPFSSPYSDSSEVKGQMSCDRDLYAVGAIAIQALMGCSTREFAQHKPTFWLKTVNARSDFVTVLRKMVHPEEQKRYQDAKTVLTDLQKLLSNRIAARKPPPPPLLPKPQVKKLRLRLSPRRLLAAGMGAVALLLALAYSLRLPQTVVAQYWLSQGRAKVERGQEQDAIADYTRAIELKPHSDHAYYQRGVAYARQEENKAALADLTQAIQLNSRSAEFYYQRGNSRLAVGDLWGAQGDYTQAIELDATFAKAYINRGSTRAIAGNERDAIADYTQAIDLNPKFAPGYLNRCLSHSNLSEQQKAIQDCTQAINLRPNHPFGYQNRGLVYRRLGNFQRALEDYNIALRLDSNDAEPYYNRGLTRADLDDYRGAIADYTAAIAREPEHLLAYYDRGMAYLKLRDRSAAEQDFRKAAQQCLTRGKIECYNNAAQQLQKLNVKPPEVPTVKNSDLSES
- a CDS encoding right-handed parallel beta-helix repeat-containing protein, whose protein sequence is NTGSTISNAGAAGILLQNSATGSIALSNFQITNPTGEGVLGSNVNNLTLQSLNISDATDGVSLSNATGAISLENSQISNSTNRGFFLANTTGTVSSLNLTNNTLTNSNFDAVRIDLSGTAVVTNATFSGNTITGVTAADGDGIDIEAINNSSINATLNNNQISNVGNSGIELEVQNSSTFNSTLSNNTIDNSGGDGVVFLHNSDQNLTMTVNNNTISNSGTAGTGISGPPTNFGNGGFGIGVLTLDDGNLQLIIENNTITNSQDSKIGIAANPATVNPLFAGSSRIDTRVRMNQMTGTGVGVGTTFPLNNGSFGALSDSNSTVCVELQNNTADDVGVPATGYRFVGFSPNVTNVEQTVNTGTVASTGNVNTAAAAGTCNLP